TCTGTGGATGTTTGCAATTCTCCGAAGCGCTCCCTTGTGCATAGGCCAAAGGTGGAATCCTGTAGCGTCAGACCATGCCAGCTAGAGTCCATGCAAACATACTGTCTTGTTCCGAAGTTCCTGATTTCAGTGGATTCATATAGCTTACAAGCACCTAAGTACTCGCTAGGTGATAAATCGATCCATTGAATTCCATTGCAGTATCTTGGATATTTGCCTTCATGGGTCAAAGTATCGCCATTGATTGATGCAGTGCAATACTTCGTACTCAAATCACCGGAACTAGCGGGGGTGTACCGTTCACCCCTACAGATATGAAGGGTTTTAGCATCTTTGGAAATGGCTTCTCTACCTTCGGTTTCGTAACTGCATGGCCATGATTTCAAATTGTATTCACGATACCATTTGGAATTGGTATAGCACAGGTAGGCTTCTTCCTCGTCAATCTGGAATCGATCTGCAAATTTGCAGTCGTCTGGCAAGTCTTTCGTCGTTGCAATTTGCTGTGAGGCCTGCAAGCAACGAACGGAGTAATACAGGTCTGGATTATATCCTTCATAGATTTGAGCGTTAGGCTTATCGTAAGAGAATACGACATAGCCTGCGCTATCTGCTGCCAGGAAATAGGCTTTTTTGAAAACATCGCTGCAGCTGTCGGATGTGCAGACTCCGCTGGGCAGTATTGAGAATCCTAGGTCGTTGGTTCCTTCCAGGGAACCGCCTTCATATGACTCCCATAGGCCTTTGGAACGTAGATGGGTGGTCTTGCCAGCCTTGTCTAGAAGACTTTGCCACTGTTCCATGGTGGGGATGGAGAAGCCTTCGGGGCAGTTCGGTGTAGGGTCATTGTATAGACGTCCGAAGTCACTGCAGTAATCCGTATCGCCGTTGTAGCACTTGGAATGTACGGATTTGCTACGAAGGTTTTCTGCCAGCCATATGTAAGAACCAATCTGTACAGTTTTGTAAATGTAGTCTGCATCCCTATCATAAATGGAATCGAGGGAGACTGTGGTGCCAAAGACTTCGTTGTAGTCAAGTTTAATGGAGCTAGAGGAATTGAGGCTACCGTTGTCTGCAGAACTGGAGGGATTCTTTGAATCCGAAGAATTCCCTGATTCCGTGGAAGAATCCTTGGAGTCGGATGAATTCTTGCTGTCAACATCCTTGATGGAGCTGGAGCTGCCAGACTCCAAGTTTGAGTCGTGGGAGACAAAGTTGTCGCTACCATCATCTCCGCAGGCCACAAAGAACAAACTTGCTAAAAATAAACTCCAAATGCGCTTAGCCATGTAAACCTCCTATTCCTTACGGCAAATTATAATAAAAAACGGCCCTGCTTTTTCAATTATGAGTTATGAATTACTAATTACGAGGTAGTCTCATAAAAAAGACGAGAGCCAAGATTTCTCTTGACTCTCATCTAATGCTTCGTCGGGTCTGGATCCTTCGACTTCGAGGCTTGCGCCTCTTCGCTCAGGATGACGACGTTAACCGATTACAGGCTTTAATCAGCAGCATCCTGGCAATTCTGTTAAAACGACGCCTTGCTTACTGTTGTTTTGCTAGAAATTCGGACGGTTGTATTGCAGGAACAGACGAGTTCTTGAAATCGTCGATGTTTCTGGTCACGATGTAGTCTAGTCCGCTTTTGGTGGCGCACTGGATTTGCAAGCCATCCTCAAGGTCATCCGTATTCGGATTTTGGACTACTGCTATAAAATCATTGGCTTTTTCAGGAATCACTGTAAAGAATTGGCAGAACATTTCAATCAGTTTTAATCTCTGAATAACGGATAGGTCTTTTCGGAGAATGTAGTAGATGTCGCAGAGCGAGTGTGCCGAAACGAAGCCTTGGTGTTTTTGTTTAATGCAACTCGCTATGATTTCCTTGGAAATGGCGGAAAACGGCTCTCTGCGTTGTACCATGTCGAGAATGACATTCGAATCAATGAGCAGGTTCATTCAACATCCCTGCTTGCTTCGCGTTCTTTCTTGAAATCAATATCGCGGTCGACGGATCCTGCGATTTCATCAAGCATGTCTAAGCCGACCGAAACATTTCTCTCAGCTTTTCGTTCTTCTAGAATATTGTCCAGTTTTTGACGAAGGACAATAATCTGAAACAGGGGGAGCTTTTCCACCTGGGTTTCAAGGTCTGCAAATGCCGCGTTTGTCATGTTGGCCTCCGTTTTACACCAATATACATTTTTCTATCCGTTTGAACAACCTTGTCGTGGCGGGGTTGAAACGATGTATTGCTAATTACGAGAAGGTCTCATAAATCATAATTCGTACTTCATAATTGTCTTTTTATTCCTGAAAAAAAGACGAGAGCCAAGATTTCTCTTGACTCTCATCTTTATTACTTCAGGTCTGGATCCTTCGCGACCATCGGTCGCTCAGGATGACGACGTTAACCGATTACAGGCTGATGAGACCTTCAGTGTCCTGGGACATTGCGGTGTAGAATGCAAAGCGTGCATCCACTTCCTTCTGGAGGTCGTCGGCCAGCTTCTTAGCAACTTCCGGGTTGTTACGGGTGAGCTGCTTGTAGCGGTTTTCGGTGTAGATGTATTCTGCAACCGGGATAGTCGGGGCCTTGGAGTCGAGAACAAGGGGAGCCTTGCCTTCGGCGGCGAGAGCCGGGTTGTAGCGGAGCAGAGTCCAGTAACCGGAATCCACAGCCATCTTCTGGTGTTCCAGCTGGCTGTTGAGATCGAAGCCGTGGTTGATGCAGGGGCAGTAGCAGATGATCAGAGACGGACCATTGTGAGCTTCTGCTTCCTGAAGAACCTTCAGAGCCTGAGCGTCGTTTGCGCCGATGGCGATACGGCCAACGTACACATTCTTGTAGCTCATGGCGATAAGACCGAGGTCCTTCTTGCCAGCGCGCTTACCAGCGGCTGCGAAGA
The Fibrobacter sp. genome window above contains:
- a CDS encoding PIN domain-containing protein: MNLLIDSNVILDMVQRREPFSAISKEIIASCIKQKHQGFVSAHSLCDIYYILRKDLSVIQRLKLIEMFCQFFTVIPEKANDFIAVVQNPNTDDLEDGLQIQCATKSGLDYIVTRNIDDFKNSSVPAIQPSEFLAKQQ